A part of Rhinolophus ferrumequinum isolate MPI-CBG mRhiFer1 chromosome 11, mRhiFer1_v1.p, whole genome shotgun sequence genomic DNA contains:
- the MADD gene encoding MAP kinase-activating death domain protein isoform X15: MVQKKKFCPRLLDYLVIVGARHPSSDSVAQTPELLRRYPLEDHAEFPLPPDVVFFCQPEGCLSVRQRRMSLRDDTSFVFTLTDKDTGVTRYGICVNFYRSFQKRMPKEKGEAGAGSRGKDGARASCASEELGTESSESGSSLQPPSTDSTPDVNQSPRGKRRAKAGSRSRNSTLTSLCVLSHYPFFSTFRECLYTLKRMVDCCSERLLGKKLGLPRGIQRDTMWRIFTGSLLVEERSSALLHDLREIEAWIYRLLRSPVPVSGQKRVDIEVLPQELQQALTFALPDPSRFSLVDFPLHLPLELLGVDACLQVLTCILLEHKVVLQSRDYNALSMSVMAFVAMIYPLEYMFPVIPLLPTCMASAEQLLLAPTPYIIGVPASFFLYKLDFKMPDDVWLVDLDSSRVIAPTNAEVLPVLPEPESLELKKHLKQALASMSLNTQPILNLEKFHEGQEIPLLLGKPSNDLQSTPSTEFNPLIYGNDVDSVDVATRVAMVRFFNSPNVLQGFQMHTRTLRLFPRPVVAFQAGSFLASRPRQTPFAEKLARTQAVEYFGEWILNPTNYAFQRIHNNMFDPALIGDKPKWYAHQLQPIHYRVYDGNSQLAEALSVPPERDSDSEPTDDSGSDSMEYDDSSSSYSSLGDFVSEMMKCDINGDTPNVDPLTHAALGDASEVKIDELQNQKEAEEPGPDSENSQENPPPRSSTAASSSPSTTVHGASSAPADSAEMDDKAAGGLCRPLPPVPPSVGKSGVDRRQTEIGEGAQRLLRPNSLKLASDSDAESDSRASSPTSTVSNNSTEGFGGIMSFASSLYRNHSTSFSLSNLTLPTKGARDKTTPFPSLKVFGLNTLMEIVTEAGPGSGEGNRRALVDQKSSVIKHSPTVKREPPSPQGRSSNSSENQQFLKEVVHSVLDGQGVGWLNMKKVRRLLESEQLRVFVLSKLNRTVQSEDDARQDVIPDVEISRKVYKGMLDLLKCTVLSLEQSYAHAGLGGMASIFGLLEIAQTHYYSKEPDKRKRSPTETVITPVGKDLGLAGRGDPKAMAQLRVPQLGPRAPSATGKGPKELDTRSLKEENFVASVELWNKHQEVKKQKAMEKQRPEVIKPVFDLGETEEKKSQISADSGVSLTSGSQRTDPDSVTGVSPPVMIRSSSQDSEVSNSSGETLGADSDLSSNAGDGPGGEGSTHLTSSRGTLSDSEIETNSATSAIFGKAHSLKPSVKEKLVGSPVRSSEDVSQRVYLYEGLLGRDKGSMWDQLEDAAMETFSMSKERSTLWDQMQFWEDAFLDAVMLEREGMGMDQGPQEMIDRYLSLGEHDRKRLEDDEDRLLATLLHNLISYMLLVKVNKNDIRKKVRRLMGKSHIGLVYSQQINEVLDQLTDLNGRDLSIRSSGSRHIKKQTFVVHAGTDTNGDIFFMEVCDDCVVLRSNIGTVYERWWYEKLINMTYCPKTKVLCLWRRNGSETQLNKFYTKKCRELYYCVKDSMERAAARQQSIKPGPELGGEFPVQDMKTGEGGLLQVTLEGINLKFMHNQERKVFIELNHIKKCNTVRGVFVLEEFVPEIKEVVSHKYKTPMAHEICYSVLCLFSYVAAVRSSEEDLRTPPRPVSS, encoded by the exons ATGGTGCAAAAGAAGAAGTTCTGTCCTCGGTTACTTGACTATCTGGTGATCGTAGGCGCCAG GCACCCGAGCAGTGACAGTGTGGCCCAGACTCCAGAGCTGCTCCGGCGATACCCGCTAGAGGACCATGCCGAGTTTCCCCTGCCCCCAGACGTAGTGTTTTTCTGCCAGCCCGAGGGCTGTCTGAGTGTGCGGCAACGGCGCATGAGCCTGCGGGATGACACCTCTTTTGTCTTCACCCTCACTGACAAGGACACTGGAGTCACGCGTTATGGCATCTGTGTTAACTTCTACCGCTCCTTTCAGAAGCGAATGCCTAAGGAAAAGGGGGAAGCTGGAGCAGGGTCCCGGGGGAAGGACGGAGCCCGGGCCAGCTGTGCCTCAGAAGAGCTTGGCACCGAGAGCTCGGAGAGTGGCTCGTCCCTGCAGCCCCCCAGCACTGACTCCACCCCTGATGTGAACCAGTCTCCTCGTGGAAAGCGCCGGGCCAAGGCGGGGAGCCGTTCCCGCAACAGTACTCTGACGTCCCTGTGCGTGCTCAGCCACTACCCCTTCTTCTCCACCTTCCGGGAGTGTCTGTACACCCTCAAACGTATGGTGGACTGCTGTAGCGAGCGACTGCTGGGCAAGAAGCTGGGCCTCCCTCGAGGCATACAAAG GGACACCATGTGGCGCATCTTTACGGGATCACTGCTAGTGGAGGAGAGGTCAAGTGCCCTTCTGCACGACCTTCGAGAGATTGAGGCCTGGATCTATCGACTGCTGCGTTCCCCGGTCCCCGTCTCTGGGCAGAAGCGAGTAGACATTGAGGTCCTGCCCCAGGAGCTCCAGCAGGCTCTGACCTTTGCTCTCCCAGACCCCTCTCGGTTCAGCCTGGTGGATTTCCCGCTGCACCTTCCCTTGGAACTTCTGGGTGTGGATGCCTGTCTTCAGGTGCTAACCTGCATCCTGTTAGAGCACAAG GTGGTGCTACAGTCCCGAGACTACAACGCACTGTCCATGTCTGTGATGGCATTTGTGGCAATGATCTACCCCCTGGAGTATATGTTTCCTGTTATCCCACTGCTGCCCACCTGTATGGCATCAGCAGAGCAG CTGCTGTTGGCTCCAACGCCGTACATCATCGGTGTCCCTGCCAGCTTCTTCCTCTACAAACTGGACTTCAAAATGCCTGATGATGTATGGCTAGTGGATCTGGACAGCAGTCGG GTGATTGCTCCCACCAATGCAGAAGTGCTACCTGTCCTGCCAGAACCAGAGTCATTAGAATTGAAAAAACACTTAAAGCAG GCCCTCGCCAGCATGAGTCTCAACACCCAGCCAATCCTCAATCTGGAGAAATTCCATGAGGGCCAGGAGATCCCCCTTCTCTTGGGAAAGCCTTCTAATGACCTGCAGTCCACACCGTCCACTGAATTCAACCCTCTCATCTATGGCAATGACGTGGATTCTGTGGATGTCGCCACCAG AGTGGCCATGGTCCGTTTCTTCAACTCCCCCAACGTGCTGCAGGGCTTTCAGATGCACACGCGCACCCTGCGTCTCTTCCCGCGGCCTGTGGTAGCTTTTCAGGCTGGCTCCTTTCTAGCCTCACGTCCCCGGCAGACTCCTTTCGCTGAGAAATTGGCCAGGACTCAGGCTGTGGAGTACTTTGGGGAATGGATCCTTAACCCCACCAACTATGCCTTTCAGCGAATTCACAACA ACATGTTTGATCCGGCTCTGATCGGTGACAAGCCAAAGTGGTATGCTCACCAGCTGCAGCCCATCCATTATCGAGTCTATGATGGCAATTCCCAGCTGGCGGAGGCGCTGAGTGTGCCCCCAGAGCGTGACTCCGATTCTGAGCCCACTGATGACAG TGGCAGTGATAGTATGGAGTATGATGACTCAAGCTCTTCTTACTCCTCCCTTGGTGACTTTGTTAGTGAAATGATGAAATGTGACATCAATGGTGATACTCCTA ACGTGGATCCTCTGACACATGCGGCCTTGGGAGATGCCAGTGAGGTGAAGATTGACGAGCTGCAGAaccagaaggaagcagaggaacCTGGCCCAGACAGCGAGAACTCGCAGGAAAACCCCCCACCGCGCTCCAGCACCGCcgccagcagcagccccagcaccACCGTCCACGGAGCCAGTTCT GCACCTGCTGACTCAGCGGAGATGGATGATAAGGCGGCAGGAGGCCTCTGCAGACCCCTCCCTCCCGTGCCTCCCAGCGTTGGCAAATCGGGCGTGGACAGGCGTCAGACAGAAATTGGAGAGGG GGCTCAAAGGCTGCTGCGGCCCAACAGCTTGAAACTGGCAAGCGACTCCGATGCAGAGTCAGACTCTCGAGCGAGCTCTCCCACCTCCACCGTCTCCAACAACAGCACCGAGGGCTTCGGGGGCATCATGTCTTTTGCCA GCAGCCTATATCGGAACCACAGTACAAGCTTCAGTCTTTCAAACCTCACACTGCCCACCAAAGGTGCTCGGGACAAGACCACGCCCTTCCCCAGTCTGAAAG TATTTGGGCTAAATACTCTAATGGAGATTGTTACTGAAGCCGGCCCCGGGAGTGGTGAAG GAAACAGGAGGGCCTTAGTGGACCAGAAGTCATCTGTCATTAAACACAGCCCAACAGTGAAGAGAGAGCCTCCATCACCCCAGGGTCGATCCAGCAATTCTAg TGAGAACCAGCAGTTCCTGAAGGAGGTGGTGCACAGCGTGCTGGATGGCCAGGGGGTTGGCTGGCTCAACATGAAAAAGGTGCGACGGCTGCTGGAGAGCGAGCAGCTGCGAGTCTTCGTCCTGAGCAAGCTGAACCGCACCGTGCAGTCAGAGGACGATGCCCGGCAGGACGTCATCCCAGATGTG GAGATCAGCCGAAAGGTGTACAAGGGAATGCTAGACCTGCTCAAGTGCACGGTGCTCAGTCTGGAGCAGTCCTATGCCCACGCAGGTCTCGGCGGCATGGCCAGCATCTTCGGCCTTCTGGAGATCGCGCAGACCCACTATTATAGCAAAG AACCAGACAAGCGGAAGAGAAGTCCAACAGAGACTGTAATTACACCAGTTGGCAAGGATCTTGGCCTGGCCGGGCGGGGAGACCCAAAGGCGATGGCACAGCTAAGAGTTCCCCAGCTGGGACCTCGGGCACCAAGTGCTACAGGAAAGGGTCCCAAGGAACTGGACACCAGAAGTTTAAAGGAAGAGAATTTTGTAGCGTCTGTTG AATTGTGGAACAAGCACCAggaagtgaaaaagcaaaaagcTATGGAAAAACAGA GGCCTGAAGTAATCAAACCTGTCTTCGACCTTGGtgagacagaggagaaaaagtCCCAGATCAGCGCAGATAGTGGTGTGAGCCTGACATCTGGTTCCCAG AGGACTGATCCCGACTCCGTCACTGGTGTGAGTCCACCTGTTATGATCCGAAGTTCAAGTCAGGATTCTGAA gtGAGTAATAGTTCTGGAGAGACCCTTGGAGCAGACAGTGACTTGAGCAGCAACGCAGGTGATGGACCAGGTGGCGAGGGAAGCACCCACTTGACAAGCTCTCGGGGTACTTTGTCTGATAGTGAAATTGAGACCAACTCTGCCACCAGCGCCATCTTT GGTAAAGCCCACAGCTTGAAGCCGAGTGTAAAGGAGAAGCTGGTGGGCAGCCCAGTACGCTCTTCTGAAGATGTAAGCCAGCGAGTTTATCTCTACGAGGGACTCCTAG GAAGGGACAAAGGATCGATGTGGGACCAGTTAGAGGATGCTGCTATGGAGACCTTTTCTATGA GCAAAGAACGTTCTACCTTATGGGACCAAATGCAGTTCTGGGAAGATGCGTTCTTAGATGCTGTGATGTTGGAGAGAGAAGGGATGGGTATGGACCAGGGTCCCCAGGAAATGATAGACAG GTACCTGTCCTTGGGAGAACATGACCGGAAGCGCCTAGAGGATGATGAAGATCGCTTGCTGGCCACACTGTTGCACAATCTCATCTCCTACATGCTCCTGGTGAAG GTAAATAAGAATGACATCCGGAAGAAAGTGAGACGCCTAATGGGAAAGTCCCATATTGGGCTTGTGTACAGCCAGCAAATCAATGAAGTGCTTGATCAGCTGACAGACCTG AATGGACGTGATCTTTCTATTCGGTCCAGTGGCAGCCGGCACATAAAGAAGCAGACATTTGTGGTACATGCGGGGACAGACACAAATGGAGATATCTTTTTTATGGAG GTGTGTGACGACTGCGTGGTGTTACGCAGTAACATCGGGACGGTATACGAGCGCTGGTGGTACGAGAAGCTCATCAACATGACCTACTGTCCCAAGACCAAGGTCTTGTGCTTGTGGCGTAGAAACGGCTCTGAGACCCAGCTCAACAAATTCTACACCAAGAAG TGTCGGGAGCTGTACTACTGTGTGAAGGATAGCATGGAGCGTGCGGCCGCCCGCCAGCAAAGCATCAAACCTG GACCTGAACTAGGTGGCGAGTTCCCTGTGCAGGACATGAAGACTGGTGAGGGTGGCTTGCTGCAGGTCACCCTAGAAGGGATCAATCTCAAGTTCATGCACAACCAG GAGCGGAAG GTTTTCATAGAGCTGAATCACATTAAAAAGTGCAATACAGTTCGAGGCGTCTTTGTCCTGGAGGAATTTG TTCCTGAAATTAAAGAAGTGGTGAGCCACAAGTACAAGACACCAATG GCCCACGAGATCTGCTACTCTGTGTTGTGTCTCTTCTCGTATGTGGCTGCAGTTCGTAGCAGTGAGGAAGATCTCAGAACCCCACCCCGGCCCGTCTCTAGCTGA
- the MADD gene encoding MAP kinase-activating death domain protein isoform X20 → MVQKKKFCPRLLDYLVIVGARHPSSDSVAQTPELLRRYPLEDHAEFPLPPDVVFFCQPEGCLSVRQRRMSLRDDTSFVFTLTDKDTGVTRYGICVNFYRSFQKRMPKEKGEAGAGSRGKDGARASCASEELGTESSESGSSLQPPSTDSTPDVNQSPRGKRRAKAGSRSRNSTLTSLCVLSHYPFFSTFRECLYTLKRMVDCCSERLLGKKLGLPRGIQRDTMWRIFTGSLLVEERSSALLHDLREIEAWIYRLLRSPVPVSGQKRVDIEVLPQELQQALTFALPDPSRFSLVDFPLHLPLELLGVDACLQVLTCILLEHKVVLQSRDYNALSMSVMAFVAMIYPLEYMFPVIPLLPTCMASAEQLLLAPTPYIIGVPASFFLYKLDFKMPDDVWLVDLDSSRVIAPTNAEVLPVLPEPESLELKKHLKQALASMSLNTQPILNLEKFHEGQEIPLLLGKPSNDLQSTPSTEFNPLIYGNDVDSVDVATRVAMVRFFNSPNVLQGFQMHTRTLRLFPRPVVAFQAGSFLASRPRQTPFAEKLARTQAVEYFGEWILNPTNYAFQRIHNNMFDPALIGDKPKWYAHQLQPIHYRVYDGNSQLAEALSVPPERDSDSEPTDDSGSDSMEYDDSSSSYSSLGDFVSEMMKCDINGDTPNVDPLTHAALGDASEVKIDELQNQKEAEEPGPDSENSQENPPPRSSTAASSSPSTTVHGASSAPADSAEMDDKAAGGLCRPLPPVPPSVGKSGVDRRQTEIGEGAQRLLRPNSLKLASDSDAESDSRASSPTSTVSNNSTEGFGGIMSFASSLYRNHSTSFSLSNLTLPTKGARDKTTPFPSLKGNRRALVDQKSSVIKHSPTVKREPPSPQGRSSNSSENQQFLKEVVHSVLDGQGVGWLNMKKVRRLLESEQLRVFVLSKLNRTVQSEDDARQDVIPDVEISRKVYKGMLDLLKCTVLSLEQSYAHAGLGGMASIFGLLEIAQTHYYSKEPDKRKRSPTETVITPVGKDLGLAGRGDPKAMAQLRVPQLGPRAPSATGKGPKELDTRSLKEENFVASVELWNKHQEVKKQKAMEKQRPEVIKPVFDLGETEEKKSQISADSGVSLTSGSQRTDPDSVTGVSPPVMIRSSSQDSEVSTVSNSSGETLGADSDLSSNAGDGPGGEGSTHLTSSRGTLSDSEIETNSATSAIFGKAHSLKPSVKEKLVGSPVRSSEDVSQRVYLYEGLLGRDKGSMWDQLEDAAMETFSMSKERSTLWDQMQFWEDAFLDAVMLEREGMGMDQGPQEMIDRYLSLGEHDRKRLEDDEDRLLATLLHNLISYMLLVKVNKNDIRKKVRRLMGKSHIGLVYSQQINEVLDQLTDLNGRDLSIRSSGSRHIKKQTFVVHAGTDTNGDIFFMEVCDDCVVLRSNIGTVYERWWYEKLINMTYCPKTKVLCLWRRNGSETQLNKFYTKKCRELYYCVKDSMERAAARQQSIKPGPELGGEFPVQDMKTGEGGLLQVTLEGINLKFMHNQVFIELNHIKKCNTVRGVFVLEEFVPEIKEVVSHKYKTPMAHEICYSVLCLFSYVAAVRSSEEDLRTPPRPVSS, encoded by the exons ATGGTGCAAAAGAAGAAGTTCTGTCCTCGGTTACTTGACTATCTGGTGATCGTAGGCGCCAG GCACCCGAGCAGTGACAGTGTGGCCCAGACTCCAGAGCTGCTCCGGCGATACCCGCTAGAGGACCATGCCGAGTTTCCCCTGCCCCCAGACGTAGTGTTTTTCTGCCAGCCCGAGGGCTGTCTGAGTGTGCGGCAACGGCGCATGAGCCTGCGGGATGACACCTCTTTTGTCTTCACCCTCACTGACAAGGACACTGGAGTCACGCGTTATGGCATCTGTGTTAACTTCTACCGCTCCTTTCAGAAGCGAATGCCTAAGGAAAAGGGGGAAGCTGGAGCAGGGTCCCGGGGGAAGGACGGAGCCCGGGCCAGCTGTGCCTCAGAAGAGCTTGGCACCGAGAGCTCGGAGAGTGGCTCGTCCCTGCAGCCCCCCAGCACTGACTCCACCCCTGATGTGAACCAGTCTCCTCGTGGAAAGCGCCGGGCCAAGGCGGGGAGCCGTTCCCGCAACAGTACTCTGACGTCCCTGTGCGTGCTCAGCCACTACCCCTTCTTCTCCACCTTCCGGGAGTGTCTGTACACCCTCAAACGTATGGTGGACTGCTGTAGCGAGCGACTGCTGGGCAAGAAGCTGGGCCTCCCTCGAGGCATACAAAG GGACACCATGTGGCGCATCTTTACGGGATCACTGCTAGTGGAGGAGAGGTCAAGTGCCCTTCTGCACGACCTTCGAGAGATTGAGGCCTGGATCTATCGACTGCTGCGTTCCCCGGTCCCCGTCTCTGGGCAGAAGCGAGTAGACATTGAGGTCCTGCCCCAGGAGCTCCAGCAGGCTCTGACCTTTGCTCTCCCAGACCCCTCTCGGTTCAGCCTGGTGGATTTCCCGCTGCACCTTCCCTTGGAACTTCTGGGTGTGGATGCCTGTCTTCAGGTGCTAACCTGCATCCTGTTAGAGCACAAG GTGGTGCTACAGTCCCGAGACTACAACGCACTGTCCATGTCTGTGATGGCATTTGTGGCAATGATCTACCCCCTGGAGTATATGTTTCCTGTTATCCCACTGCTGCCCACCTGTATGGCATCAGCAGAGCAG CTGCTGTTGGCTCCAACGCCGTACATCATCGGTGTCCCTGCCAGCTTCTTCCTCTACAAACTGGACTTCAAAATGCCTGATGATGTATGGCTAGTGGATCTGGACAGCAGTCGG GTGATTGCTCCCACCAATGCAGAAGTGCTACCTGTCCTGCCAGAACCAGAGTCATTAGAATTGAAAAAACACTTAAAGCAG GCCCTCGCCAGCATGAGTCTCAACACCCAGCCAATCCTCAATCTGGAGAAATTCCATGAGGGCCAGGAGATCCCCCTTCTCTTGGGAAAGCCTTCTAATGACCTGCAGTCCACACCGTCCACTGAATTCAACCCTCTCATCTATGGCAATGACGTGGATTCTGTGGATGTCGCCACCAG AGTGGCCATGGTCCGTTTCTTCAACTCCCCCAACGTGCTGCAGGGCTTTCAGATGCACACGCGCACCCTGCGTCTCTTCCCGCGGCCTGTGGTAGCTTTTCAGGCTGGCTCCTTTCTAGCCTCACGTCCCCGGCAGACTCCTTTCGCTGAGAAATTGGCCAGGACTCAGGCTGTGGAGTACTTTGGGGAATGGATCCTTAACCCCACCAACTATGCCTTTCAGCGAATTCACAACA ACATGTTTGATCCGGCTCTGATCGGTGACAAGCCAAAGTGGTATGCTCACCAGCTGCAGCCCATCCATTATCGAGTCTATGATGGCAATTCCCAGCTGGCGGAGGCGCTGAGTGTGCCCCCAGAGCGTGACTCCGATTCTGAGCCCACTGATGACAG TGGCAGTGATAGTATGGAGTATGATGACTCAAGCTCTTCTTACTCCTCCCTTGGTGACTTTGTTAGTGAAATGATGAAATGTGACATCAATGGTGATACTCCTA ACGTGGATCCTCTGACACATGCGGCCTTGGGAGATGCCAGTGAGGTGAAGATTGACGAGCTGCAGAaccagaaggaagcagaggaacCTGGCCCAGACAGCGAGAACTCGCAGGAAAACCCCCCACCGCGCTCCAGCACCGCcgccagcagcagccccagcaccACCGTCCACGGAGCCAGTTCT GCACCTGCTGACTCAGCGGAGATGGATGATAAGGCGGCAGGAGGCCTCTGCAGACCCCTCCCTCCCGTGCCTCCCAGCGTTGGCAAATCGGGCGTGGACAGGCGTCAGACAGAAATTGGAGAGGG GGCTCAAAGGCTGCTGCGGCCCAACAGCTTGAAACTGGCAAGCGACTCCGATGCAGAGTCAGACTCTCGAGCGAGCTCTCCCACCTCCACCGTCTCCAACAACAGCACCGAGGGCTTCGGGGGCATCATGTCTTTTGCCA GCAGCCTATATCGGAACCACAGTACAAGCTTCAGTCTTTCAAACCTCACACTGCCCACCAAAGGTGCTCGGGACAAGACCACGCCCTTCCCCAGTCTGAAAG GAAACAGGAGGGCCTTAGTGGACCAGAAGTCATCTGTCATTAAACACAGCCCAACAGTGAAGAGAGAGCCTCCATCACCCCAGGGTCGATCCAGCAATTCTAg TGAGAACCAGCAGTTCCTGAAGGAGGTGGTGCACAGCGTGCTGGATGGCCAGGGGGTTGGCTGGCTCAACATGAAAAAGGTGCGACGGCTGCTGGAGAGCGAGCAGCTGCGAGTCTTCGTCCTGAGCAAGCTGAACCGCACCGTGCAGTCAGAGGACGATGCCCGGCAGGACGTCATCCCAGATGTG GAGATCAGCCGAAAGGTGTACAAGGGAATGCTAGACCTGCTCAAGTGCACGGTGCTCAGTCTGGAGCAGTCCTATGCCCACGCAGGTCTCGGCGGCATGGCCAGCATCTTCGGCCTTCTGGAGATCGCGCAGACCCACTATTATAGCAAAG AACCAGACAAGCGGAAGAGAAGTCCAACAGAGACTGTAATTACACCAGTTGGCAAGGATCTTGGCCTGGCCGGGCGGGGAGACCCAAAGGCGATGGCACAGCTAAGAGTTCCCCAGCTGGGACCTCGGGCACCAAGTGCTACAGGAAAGGGTCCCAAGGAACTGGACACCAGAAGTTTAAAGGAAGAGAATTTTGTAGCGTCTGTTG AATTGTGGAACAAGCACCAggaagtgaaaaagcaaaaagcTATGGAAAAACAGA GGCCTGAAGTAATCAAACCTGTCTTCGACCTTGGtgagacagaggagaaaaagtCCCAGATCAGCGCAGATAGTGGTGTGAGCCTGACATCTGGTTCCCAG AGGACTGATCCCGACTCCGTCACTGGTGTGAGTCCACCTGTTATGATCCGAAGTTCAAGTCAGGATTCTGAAGTTAGCACC gtGAGTAATAGTTCTGGAGAGACCCTTGGAGCAGACAGTGACTTGAGCAGCAACGCAGGTGATGGACCAGGTGGCGAGGGAAGCACCCACTTGACAAGCTCTCGGGGTACTTTGTCTGATAGTGAAATTGAGACCAACTCTGCCACCAGCGCCATCTTT GGTAAAGCCCACAGCTTGAAGCCGAGTGTAAAGGAGAAGCTGGTGGGCAGCCCAGTACGCTCTTCTGAAGATGTAAGCCAGCGAGTTTATCTCTACGAGGGACTCCTAG GAAGGGACAAAGGATCGATGTGGGACCAGTTAGAGGATGCTGCTATGGAGACCTTTTCTATGA GCAAAGAACGTTCTACCTTATGGGACCAAATGCAGTTCTGGGAAGATGCGTTCTTAGATGCTGTGATGTTGGAGAGAGAAGGGATGGGTATGGACCAGGGTCCCCAGGAAATGATAGACAG GTACCTGTCCTTGGGAGAACATGACCGGAAGCGCCTAGAGGATGATGAAGATCGCTTGCTGGCCACACTGTTGCACAATCTCATCTCCTACATGCTCCTGGTGAAG GTAAATAAGAATGACATCCGGAAGAAAGTGAGACGCCTAATGGGAAAGTCCCATATTGGGCTTGTGTACAGCCAGCAAATCAATGAAGTGCTTGATCAGCTGACAGACCTG AATGGACGTGATCTTTCTATTCGGTCCAGTGGCAGCCGGCACATAAAGAAGCAGACATTTGTGGTACATGCGGGGACAGACACAAATGGAGATATCTTTTTTATGGAG GTGTGTGACGACTGCGTGGTGTTACGCAGTAACATCGGGACGGTATACGAGCGCTGGTGGTACGAGAAGCTCATCAACATGACCTACTGTCCCAAGACCAAGGTCTTGTGCTTGTGGCGTAGAAACGGCTCTGAGACCCAGCTCAACAAATTCTACACCAAGAAG TGTCGGGAGCTGTACTACTGTGTGAAGGATAGCATGGAGCGTGCGGCCGCCCGCCAGCAAAGCATCAAACCTG GACCTGAACTAGGTGGCGAGTTCCCTGTGCAGGACATGAAGACTGGTGAGGGTGGCTTGCTGCAGGTCACCCTAGAAGGGATCAATCTCAAGTTCATGCACAACCAG GTTTTCATAGAGCTGAATCACATTAAAAAGTGCAATACAGTTCGAGGCGTCTTTGTCCTGGAGGAATTTG TTCCTGAAATTAAAGAAGTGGTGAGCCACAAGTACAAGACACCAATG GCCCACGAGATCTGCTACTCTGTGTTGTGTCTCTTCTCGTATGTGGCTGCAGTTCGTAGCAGTGAGGAAGATCTCAGAACCCCACCCCGGCCCGTCTCTAGCTGA